Part of the Oncorhynchus keta strain PuntledgeMale-10-30-2019 unplaced genomic scaffold, Oket_V2 Un_contig_18361_pilon_pilon, whole genome shotgun sequence genome, gaggaggggagaggaggagagaggagacgagagagagaggaagggagagcttgagagaggagacaggaggaaggaggaaatgaggagaggagagagggaggggaggaacaggagaaagggagagggaggccCCCCAGAGGGAGAGGccggggaggagggagggagagagggaaggcaggagagggagagcgaggaggagagggacggggaggaagaggagggagagagcggggagagggaagaaacgagagaaaggagagggaagggaacgaggaagagagaagagaggaagcagagaaaggagaggaaacgagagaaagagagaaagggaaggaggaagagagaacgagagaaagagagaaacttGAGAAGAAATGAGAAAGGAAGGAGAGCagggaggaaatgagaggaaatggggaagggagcagggagaaatgagagggagaggaggagggaggaggacagcagggaggagggagggcaggaggacaggagggaggagggaggaggaggacaagagggaaagggaggaggacaggagggagggagggagggaggtagggggagagagagcatgagagaatgTCAATCAAAAGATAgagatttttttaaacaaataaaaTGACATTTGACACAAAGTGACTAACATGAGCCTGTAGCTCAACCGTCCCCTCTCCTGCTGATTTCTGTATGTCACCCTACCCCACTCTACTCTACCCCATTCTACTCTACCCCATTCCACTCTACCCCACTCCACTCTACCCCACTCCACTCTACCCCATTCTACTCTACCCCACTCCACTCTACCCCACTCTACTCTACCCCACTCTACTCTACCCCACTCCACTCTACCCCACTCCACTCTACCCCACTCCACCCTACCCtactccactctaccctaccctactctaccctaccccactccactctaccccactccactctactctaccctaccccacTCTAACCCCAATACACTCTACCCCACTCCACTCTACCCCACTCCACCCTACCCtactccactctaccctacccctactctaccctaccccaccacctctaccccaccCACTCTACTTCTACCCTACCCCACTCTAACCCCAATACACTCTACCCCACCAGCACTCTACCCTACAGCTGTGACCCTCTCACTCGTCCCTAGAAGCGTTGTCTATTCAGCAGCCAGTGACTGGGCCTTGGTGTGGCAGGCAAACAGGTTCTTAGCTTCATACAGACTCAGACTGGAGGATCTGACTGTTCAGGTCATGTTCTGGTCCTGCAGCTTAAAGTTCTCCtgtagggtggagagagagggagaggggggaaggggtggagagagagagagggagaggggaaggggtggagagaggaagggagggaggaaggagaaagaggagttAGAATATAAACTGAGAAAATGTTTCTAATattgaacaccttcctaatattgagtttcacctccttttgccctcagaacagcctcaatttgtctgggttttgtgtatgtctctgtgtgtgtgtgtgtacacgtccagcatgtgtgtgtgtgtacacgtccagtgtgtgtgtacacgtccagtgtgtgtgtgtacgcattcagcgtgtgtgtgtgtgtacacgttcagcgtgtgtgtgtgtgtacacgttcagcgcgtgtgtgtgtgtacgtgtgtgtgtgtgtgtgtgtctatgtgtgtgtgctatgtgtgtgtgtgtgtgtgtgtgtgtgtgtgtgtgaatgtgtgtgaatgtgtgtgtgtgtgtctatgtgtgtgtgtgtctgtgtgtgtgaatgtgtgtgaatgtgtgtgtgtctatgtgtgtgtgtgtgtgtctatgtgtgtgtgtgtgtgtctatgagcCTCACCTGTTTGAGTCTCTTGACCTCATGCTCCATCTCTATTTCCCGTGTCTTGGCGTTGTATTCTGATAGCCCCGCCCCCTGCCCCGCCTCTGAACCCAGCTTAAACAGCTGCAGGTGCTCCAACTCCCGACGCAGGTCCTCTATCAACTacaaagatggagggagggagggggggtggggatggagagggggggagagatagagagggagggacagagggagggaaggggagagatgaagggagagagggagggaaggggagagatggagggagggggggtggggtagagagggaggggtagagagggaggggtagagagggaggggtagagagggagggacggagg contains:
- the LOC127920099 gene encoding rab11 family-interacting protein 4A-like, giving the protein EKQRMTDRLEDTSLRLKDEMDLYRKMMDKLWQNRHEFQKEREAMQELIEDLRRELEHLQLFKLGSEAGQGAGLSEYNAKTREIEMEHEVKRLKQENFKLQDQNMT